In Myxocyprinus asiaticus isolate MX2 ecotype Aquarium Trade chromosome 46, UBuf_Myxa_2, whole genome shotgun sequence, a single window of DNA contains:
- the LOC127436226 gene encoding DNA-binding protein RFX7 — protein sequence MNLTVMADEQQQQQPGAPGSALQTPEATALQYNKIKNSICKSVQSKVESILQDVEKFTDIEKLYLYLKLPSGPSSGNDKRTENQRASASPPICDQNSMSSSRTQQMYAFNWIRNHLEEHPETSLPKQEVYDEYKSYCDNLGYHPLSAADFGKIMKNVFPNMKARRLGMRGKSKYCYSGLRKKAFVHMPSLPNLDLHKSGDGCELLESTGQSPSAEDEMRSAACGLVCEWAQKVLSRQFDSVEELARFLLNSHYIGTKSMAALTVMTGTPTGMKTPTPASAFVPTGEANAFQPQVKTLPSPSVDAKQQLQRKIQKKQQEQKLTSPLPTEAQVRRAEAGTPGPGSSLTSGSSALLSPQPTIGIVVAAVPSPITVQRNRQLMTSPSPVGAAEGKVVPVNFQVVTQPVKQSPKTPQNVPASPVGDRLARHRYTQILPKPSATSAIALRSPPTLLITNSPIKTVMPTPHVSSVNVVKMTAISLAPNSSSSSSSTPTPLRPASAGVSSTISQEELNQTQQAQNGGPTTAFQSPGVGKAGRPFMTPTPSVSTTTSEVRLTFEAVNDSSTAVDKQRTVSGASTGQKNERATKFRASSEPSLLVKASPVPERVTRAKSDSSTPSSTIMGAVAPFSNIKNNHQPESTLYLTVTSQNADAELASIGMLTTASTSPKDAVLGLKSPRKRSASSLEMHTIPVKRVFISQQPLDVGNNTKPGLVIAAKKIQRPGTPARPESAPCKVTLRQSSSLPTQILALSDTPIGTLDTCKTVNPQSSSQMDNEVAEISTNETASGSSTISDHSLLQQITSHQRVTSEVSQEASAVSELKSSLQDYSQQIQAEHKQIAANPLPLMAQAPEASSQLTLQQDIVDFAGAHASIDYFPFNDDDMTQDSIVEELVQMEEQMKLNSSLQSYLSCVDISLKGQATVCQGTMMSPHQTSTQFYHSSHSCATPIHTPTPTPTPTPTPTPTPTSEMLPGGHSLTRESPCSRMAPVTPVDSILGGRHTPISTPLSNCSSSVPPSPVECRNPFAFTPINSSITGYHDASVVSSSPVKPMQRPMATHPDKAKLEWINNRYNSTAGSPVISNNNTISILPSYQDLVEDHFRKPHAFAIPGQSLQSQSRHQDGNLGRLMTVSPVPQGPQAALSGKQESFAVPAPLDSKGTGSTSTSGSGTFRCRSVSPAVRQRNLSGTTAQTVTTLRSVVSPFNCPLTSEVLSILSNNQSVVSASSLAQRSQSVPLNIMMQSELLPVSHQAQQSNSAKITTVLLSKMDTDGDDAVRGMGVNNHPANYTARMNLTQILETTQGFSGGPNHQNQQLPLDSSPSPFDFQKTGYLISMGEEQVTFSCDDSQAQSGSGLQQQEVQLQLEEQHLELQDQQLQLQNQQLQLQDQQLQLQDQQLQLPDQPELQEDPELTKQHLLPQTSQQVDVDQEQQEHLDFNTTVKDLLGEDGLNPSSQLVGQVASELSAVASDFSNDIRLTSDLSSSINDLNTLDPNLLFDPSQQQDQYEDATLEELKNDPLFQQICSDTVNSAGFDWLENKDQPTVEMLG from the exons CAAATCTGTACAATCAAAAGTGGAGAGTATATTG CAAGATGTTGAGAAGTTTACAGACATTGAAAAGCTCTACCTCTACCTCAAGTTGCCTTCTGGTCCCAGCAGTGGCAATGACAAAAG AACTGAAAATCAGAGGGCGTCTGCCAGTCCTCCAATATG CGACCAGAATTCAATGTCGTCGAGCCGGACTCAACAGATGTACGCGTTCAACTGGATCCGGAATCACCTGGAAGAGCACCCCGAAACCTCACTGCCGAAACAAGAGGTGTACGACGAATACAA GAGTTATTGTGACAATCTGGGCTACCATCCTTTAAGTGCAGCTGATTTTGGAAAaatcatgaaaaatgtttttCCTAACATGAAGGCACGCCGTTTGGGCATGAGGGGGAAATCAAA GTACTGCTACAGTGGACTGAGGAAAAAAGCGTTTGTTCACATGCCGTCGCTCCCGAACCTGGACTTACACAAATCAGGAGATGGG TGTGAGTTGTTGGAGTCAACGGGTCAGTCTCCCAGTGCTGAGGATGAGATGCGCTCTGCAGCGTGTGGTCTGGTGTGTGAATGGGCCCAAAAAGTTCTGAGTCGGCAGTTTGACAGTGTGGAGGAGCTCGCCCGCTTTCTGCTCAACAGTCACTATATCGGCACAAAGTCCATGGCAGCGCTGACTGTTATGACTGGAACCCCAACAG GTATGAAAACCCCTACGCCAGCTTCTGCATTTGTGCCAACTGGCGAAGCCAATGCTTTCCAGCCACAAGTGAAGACCCTCCCTTCGCCCTCTGTAGATGCCAAACAGCAACTGCAGCGTAAGATCCAGAAGAAGCAGCAAGAACAGAAGCTCACCTCTCCTTTGCCTACTGAAGCCCAGGTCAGGAGGGCAGAGGCGGGCACACCAGGCCCTGGATCCAGCCTCACATCTGGAAGTTCTGCATTACTGTCCCCTCAACCAACCATAGGCATTGTGGTAGCTGCAGTGCCAAGTCCTATCACA GTTCAGAGAAACAGACAACTGATGACCTCTCCAAGTCCTGTCGGGGCAGCAGAGGGAAAAGTTGTACCTGTTAACTTCCAGGTTGTGACACAACCTGTTAAGCAGTCTCCAAAAACACCCCAGAATGTCCCTGCCAGCCCAGTCGGTGACAGGTTGGCCAGACACCGTTACACCCAGATTTTACCTAAACCCTCTGCCACAAGCGCAATTGCACTTCGCTCGCCCCCAACACTCCTCATCACCAACAGTCCCATCAAGACGGTGATGCCCACGCCTCATGTTAGTTCAGTAAATGTGGTCAAGATGACTGCAATATCACTAGCGCCTAacagtagtagcagtagtagtagtactcCAACCCCATTGCGACCTGCTTCAGCTGGCGTCAGTAGCACAATTTCCCAGGAAGAGTTGAACCAAACCCAGCAAGCTCAGAATGGTGGACCTACCACAGCATTTCAGTCACCTGGGGTCGGGAAGGCTGGGCGACCTTTCATGACCCCAACCCCATCAGTGTCCACAACAACCAGTGAGGTGAGGTTGACATTTGAAGCTGTGAATGACTCATCTACTGCTGTTGACAAACAAAGAACTGTATCAGGGGCAAGTACAGGACAAAAGAATGAAAGAGCCACTAAATTTAGGGCTTCCAGTGAACCATCTCTTCTTGTTAAGGCATCACCTGTGCCTGAGAGAGTAACCAGGGCCAAGAGTGACTCATCAACCCCATCAAGTACAATCATGGGGGCAGTTGCCCCATTCAGCAATATCAAAAACAATCATCAGCCGGAAAGTACTTTGTATTTAACCGTTACTAGCCAGAATGCAGATGCTGAATTGGCATCCATTGGTATGTTGACAACTGCAAGCACTTCTCCCAAAGATGCTGTTCTTGGTCTGAAAAGCCCTCGAAAGCGTTCTGCGTCTAGTTTGGAAATGCATACCATCCCAGTTAAAAGAGTATTCATTTCACAGCAACCTCTGGATGTTGGCAACAATACTAAACCTGGTCTAGTCATAGCAGCTAAGAAGATCCAGAGACCCGGAACCCCAGCGAGACCAGAGAGTGCTCCATGCAAAGTGACACTGAGACAGAGTAGCTCTCTTCCAACTCAAATCTTGGCTCTTTCCGATACTCCCATTGGAACCCTGGACACCTGTAAAACTGTTAATCCTCAGAGCTCTTCACAAATGGACAATGAGGTTGCTGAAATTAGCACTAATGAAACAGCTTCCGGTAGTAGCACAATTTCAGATCATTCCTTACTGCAGCAAATCACTAGTCACCAACGGGTCACCAGTGAAGTTTCTCAGGAGGCATCTGCTGTAAGTGAGCTTAAGAGCTCATTACAAGACTACTCGCAACAGATACAAGCAGAACACAAGCAGATTGCAGCTAATCCCTTACCGTTGATGGCCCAAGCACCAGAGGCCTCAAGTCAGCTCACTCTTCAACAGGACATTGTTGATTTTGCAGGAGCTCATGCTAGCATTGATTATTTTCCCTTCAATGATGATGATATGACCCAGGATAGTATTGTAGAAGAACTCGTACAGATGGAGGAACAAATGAAGCTGAATAGCAGTTTGCAATCCTACCTAAGTTGTGTAGACATATCCCTAAAAGGTCAAGCCACAGTTTGCCAAGGAACGATGATGTCGCCCCATCAGACCAGTACACAGTTCTATCACTCCTCCCATAGTTGCGCCACACCGATCCACACACCAACACCGACTCCCACACCGACACCAACTCCGACTCCAACTCCCACCTCTGAGATGCTACCAGGCGGGCATAGCTTGACCAGAGAGAGCCCTTGTTCCAGAATGGCACCTGTAACCCCTGTGGATAGCATCTTGGGTGGGCGCCATACACCCATCAGCACTCCTCTCTCAAACTGCAGCAGCAGTGTCCCTCCAAGCCCCGTTGAATGCAGGAACCCATTTGCGTTCACCCCTATTAACTCAAGCATAACCGGTTATCATGATGCAAGTGTTGTGTCAAGCAGTCCAGTTAAACCCATGCAAAGGCCAATGGCAACCCATCCAGATAAAGCTAAACTAGAGTGGATCAACAACCGGTATAACAGTACTGCGGGCTCTCCTGTTATCTCAAACAACAATACCATTAGTATCCTGCCGAGTTACCAGGATCTGGTTGAGGATCACTTCCGCAAACCACATGCCTTCGCCATCCCAGGTCAGTCTCTCCAGTCTCAGTCAAGGCATCAGGATGGAAATTTGGGAAGGTTGATGACTGTTTCTCCTGTGCCACAAGGACCACAAGCAGCCCTTAGTGGCAAGCAAGAAAGTTTTGCTGTCCCAGCTCCATTGGACAGCAAAGGGACAGGAAGCACATCTACATCAGGGAGTGGAACTTTCCGGTGTCGTAGCGTCAGCCCGGCGGTTCGTCAGCGTAATCTTAGTGGCACCACTGCACAAACAGTCACAACCCTGAGATCTGTTGTGTCTCCCTTTAATTGCCCCTTGacatctgaggtcctgagcattcTCTCCAACAACCAATCAGTGGTCAGTGCCAGCAGCTTGGCCCAGAGGAGCCAATCCGTGCCACTAAATATCATGATGCAGTCTGAGCTGTTGCCTGTCAGTCACCAGGCACAGCAAAGCAATAGCGCCAAGATCACCACTGTGCTCCTCAGCAAGATGGACACGGATGGAGATGATGCCGTGCGAGGAATGGGCGTCAATAACCATCCTGCCAATTACACAGCAAGGATGAACTTGACCCAAATATTGGAGACCACACAGGGCTTTTCTGGAGGCCCCAATCATCAGAACCAGCAACTGCCTCTGGACTCGAGCCCTTCACCTTTCGACTTCCAGAAGACTGGTTACCTCATAAGCATGGGAGAGGAACAGGTTACCTTCTCCTGTGATGACAGCCAAGCACAATCAGGCTCCGGGCTGCAGCAACAAGAAGTGCAGCTTCAGCTTGAAGAACAACATTTGGAGCTGCAAGATCAACAGCTTCAGCTCCAGAATCAACAGCTGCAACTTCAAGATCAACAACTGCAACTTCAGGACCAACAGTTGCAGTTGCCGGACCAACCAGAGTTACAAGAAGATCCCGAACTCACCAAACAGCACTTGTTACCCCAAACTTCACAGCAGGTTGATGTTGACCAGGAGCAGCAAGAGCATCTGGACTTCAACACCACCGTCAAGGATCTCTTGGGGGAGGACGGACTCAACCCCAGTTCACAACTTGTTGGACAAGTAGCATCAGAGCTCAGTGCTGTTGCCTCTGACTTCTCCAATGATATCCGGTTGACCTCGGATCTCTCGAGTAGCATTAACGACCTAAACACTTTGGACCCCAACTTGCTGTTCGACCCCAGTCAACAGCAGGACCAATATGAAGACGCCACACTGGAAGAACTGAAGAACGACCCTCTGTTTCAACAGATTTGCAGTGATACTGTGAACTCTGCTGGATTCGATTGGCTGGAGAACAAAGACCAGCCAACGGTGGAAATGTTgggataa